One region of Fibrobacter sp. genomic DNA includes:
- a CDS encoding tyrosine recombinase, which yields MSLNTNRMDAYLAFLGVERNLSPKTIQSYQEDLRHFIAWLDEDGIDLKELTPQKLDEFLTLTASRAEYSPTSVARHFSSLRGFLKYMQNQGEYNFSTESMLERPKLGHYLPEYLTREEVDSVFESAANGKNPLRDTALFELMYSAGLRISEALGIKLSQLDLDNEWLTPIGKGNKQRLIPLGSKAKENLRAWIEDGRPLTHPTTDNIILNKNGKPMSRMGAWKIVQQHTAHLTKQVSPHTFRHSFATHCLEAGMDLRVLQELLGHADISTTQIYTHIDKEFIKQEHRQFHPREMSGK from the coding sequence ATGAGCCTCAACACGAACCGCATGGACGCCTACCTGGCCTTCTTGGGAGTGGAACGGAACCTTTCGCCCAAGACCATCCAGAGCTACCAGGAAGACCTGCGGCATTTTATCGCCTGGCTAGACGAGGACGGCATCGACCTGAAAGAACTCACCCCCCAGAAACTGGACGAATTCCTGACTCTTACCGCAAGCCGCGCGGAATACTCCCCCACCTCCGTAGCGAGGCATTTTTCTAGCCTGCGGGGGTTCCTCAAGTACATGCAGAACCAGGGCGAGTACAACTTCAGCACGGAATCCATGCTGGAGCGTCCGAAACTCGGACACTACCTGCCGGAATACCTTACCCGCGAAGAAGTGGACAGCGTTTTCGAAAGTGCTGCCAACGGCAAGAACCCGCTGAGGGATACCGCCCTCTTCGAGCTCATGTACAGTGCAGGACTCCGTATTTCGGAAGCCCTGGGCATCAAGCTTTCGCAGCTGGACCTGGACAACGAGTGGCTCACGCCTATCGGTAAGGGCAACAAGCAGCGCCTGATTCCCCTGGGCAGCAAAGCAAAAGAAAATTTGAGGGCGTGGATCGAAGATGGCCGACCCCTCACCCACCCGACTACAGACAACATAATCCTAAACAAAAACGGCAAGCCCATGAGTCGCATGGGAGCCTGGAAAATTGTGCAACAGCACACGGCCCACCTGACCAAGCAGGTGTCGCCCCACACCTTCCGCCACAGCTTTGCCACCCACTGCCTGGAAGCGGGTATGGACCTGCGCGTTTTGCAAGAACTGCTAGGCCACGCCGACATCAGCACCACGCAAATTTATACGCATATCGACAAGGAATTCATCAAGCAAGAACATAGGCAGTTCCACCCGAGAGAAATGAGCGGGAAGTAA